The Pangasianodon hypophthalmus isolate fPanHyp1 chromosome 2, fPanHyp1.pri, whole genome shotgun sequence genome window below encodes:
- the gadd45ab gene encoding growth arrest and DNA-damage-inducible, alpha, b: MCNMTYEEFCGDNATERMDSVVKALEEVLTAALPQGCITVGVYEAAKSLNIDPDNVVLCLLATDEEDVQDVALQIHFTLIQAFCCENDINILRVNNMRWLAEILDGVKPMGGEPVDLHCVLVTKPQSSACKDPALNKLNRFCRDSRCLDQWVPVINLPER; this comes from the exons ATGTGCAATATGACCTACGAAGAATTTTGCGGAGATAACGCCACAGAAAG AATGGACTCTGTGGTGAAGGCGCTGGAGGAGGTGCTGACTGCTGCTTTACCTCAGGGCTGTATCACAGTCGGGGTTTACGAGGCTGCGAAATCACTCAACAT AGATCCAGACAACGTGGTCTTGTGTCTTCTGGCTACAGATGAGGAGGATGTCCAGGACGTTGCCCTTCAGATCCACTTCACACTGATCCAAGCCTTCTGCTGCGAAAACGACATCAATATTTTGCGTGTGAACAACATGAGATGGCTGGCGGAGATCCTGGATGGTGTCAAGCCAATGGGAGGAGAGCCAGTGGACCTGCACTGCGTCTTAGTCACT AAACCACAGTCGTCTGCATGCAAAGACCCAGCCTTGAACAAGCTGAATCGTTTCTGCAGAGACAGTCGCTGTTTGGATCAGTGGGTGCCCGTCATCAACCTGCCTGAACGATGA
- the gng12b gene encoding guanine nucleotide-binding protein G(I)/G(S)/G(O) subunit gamma-12 produces the protein MSSKMQSSNNIAQARRIVQQLRIEANIERIKVSKASADLMHYCSEHAKYDPLLMGIPASENPFKDKKPCTIL, from the exons ATGTCCTCAAAGATGCAGAGCTCAAATAACATAGCGCAGGCAAGAAGAATCGTACAGCAGCTACGGATAGAGGCAAACATTGAGAGGATAAAG gTTTCTAAAGCCTCTGCAGACCTTATGCATTACTGCAGTGAGCACGCCAAGTACGACCCTCTACTCATGGGCATCCCGGCCTCAGAAAACCCTTTTAAGGATAAGAAGCCCTGCACTATATTGTAG